Genomic window (Methanobacterium formicicum):
GGCAATACTTCCCAGAAGGAAGAGTCATTCTTCCCCTTCATTATACAGGTAATGGCCGAGGACTGTATATCTGGAGAATTGCAGGATACCGTGGAAATAATTGCTTCCTACGAGGAATTCATGGATTCAAATACCTTACTCGACCTGGCTGGGGGTCACGGCATGTACTCCATAGCCCTTAGCAAGATCAACCCCAAACTTGATTGCTGTGTATTTGATCTGCCACCAGTAACCCTTGAAACACAGAAATACATCAAAAAATACGGTGCCCAAGTTAAAACCAGGGCTGGAAATTTCTACCGGGATGACCTGCAGGGCCCCTACGATGTAGTCTTTTCTTCCTACAACCCCGGTGGTAAAAACCCGGAAATTGCCCGGAAAGTTTATGATTCCCTTAATATGAATGGTATATTCATAAATAAGCAATATTTTCCCCAGGACGAGAATCAAACCCTGGCTGATGTTCTGGACAACCTGGAATGGAACTTTGCCAACTTTGAAAAGTCATTGAAATCCAGCACCCGCTACAGCTTCCAGGGGGACCTGTCCTTTAAGGAGTATTTAGGATTTTTAGAGGATCTGGGCTTTGAAATAATGGATGTCCACCATGTGGATCATTTAAACCCTTCCTTTGGGACTAAATCACGGAATAAACTTATAGTATCCAAAAAAGTGAGTTAAATTGCCGTTTGAAAATAGCACAATCAGCCGGTACATGGATTATACCCGGAAAAAATTCTTCATTGGGATTTTCTTATGCCTGGCCCTGTTTGCCCTGGTCATAATCTCCATTAAAATTGGGGCAGCCAATTTATCATTTTATGATATAATCAATGCCCTGTTTAACCGCGATGCAAACGGGGCTTTGATTATATGGAATATAAGAATTCCCCGGATACTGGCCGCGATAATAGCCGGAGTATTCATGGGTATTGAGGGTGCAGTAATGCAATGTGTCCTTAGAAACCCTCTGGCCAGCCCCTATACCATGGGGATATCCAATGGGGCAGCATTCGGTGCTGCATTTGCCATAATAGTCCTGGGTGCCGGGACCTTACACAGCACCCATGCCGATGCGGTTATTGTGAACAACCCCTACCTCACAGTTTTGGCCGCCTTCCTGGGGGCCCTGATCGGTGTAATCGCTGTCCTGTTAATTGCCCGGGTTCGCAGTGTAACCCCGGAGGTCATGATACTGGCTGGTGTGGCCATGAGCGCCATGTTCAGTGCGGGGACCATGTTCCTACAGTACTTTGCCACCGACGCCCAGGTGGCAGCCACCATATTCTGG
Coding sequences:
- a CDS encoding class I SAM-dependent methyltransferase, with protein sequence MKMNILDRPDVTHEKLQQVVENAFNGLKTFNLIKTSLEMGVFDNLNQPVTYHELSQVLDIEPIFSYYILEALEKMGLILKENEHYQNSELSQLYLNSDSPYNRSNCILSLEENAHQWNNLTRTLRGNTSQKEESFFPFIIQVMAEDCISGELQDTVEIIASYEEFMDSNTLLDLAGGHGMYSIALSKINPKLDCCVFDLPPVTLETQKYIKKYGAQVKTRAGNFYRDDLQGPYDVVFSSYNPGGKNPEIARKVYDSLNMNGIFINKQYFPQDENQTLADVLDNLEWNFANFEKSLKSSTRYSFQGDLSFKEYLGFLEDLGFEIMDVHHVDHLNPSFGTKSRNKLIVSKKVS
- a CDS encoding FecCD family ABC transporter permease, whose amino-acid sequence is MPFENSTISRYMDYTRKKFFIGIFLCLALFALVIISIKIGAANLSFYDIINALFNRDANGALIIWNIRIPRILAAIIAGVFMGIEGAVMQCVLRNPLASPYTMGISNGAAFGAAFAIIVLGAGTLHSTHADAVIVNNPYLTVLAAFLGALIGVIAVLLIARVRSVTPEVMILAGVAMSAMFSAGTMFLQYFATDAQVAATIFWTFGDVGRAVWNDVWVMLILMIPAFIYFMYHAWDYNSLESGEDTARGLGVNTDRIRTQGMLISSFTAAVTVAFLGVIGFVGLIAPHIMRRVIGHDHRFLIPTSALLGALILLASDTLARSILSPIVLPVGIITAFMGAPMFLYIIMKMRR